In one Alnus glutinosa chromosome 14, dhAlnGlut1.1, whole genome shotgun sequence genomic region, the following are encoded:
- the LOC133857265 gene encoding uncharacterized protein At2g34160-like has product MEDITEGVNAINLGGDSHKKNRIQVSNTKKPLFFYVNLAKRYMQQHNEVELSALGMAIATVVTIAEILKNNGLAIEKKIMTSTVDIKDDSRGRPIQKAKIEILLGKTENFDELMAAAAEEREAGGDVEEQS; this is encoded by the exons ATGGAAGATATCACGGAGGGAGTGAATGCCATAAACCTGGGCGGAGACTCCCACAAGAAGAACCGGATCCAAGTCTCCAACACCAAGAAACCCTTGTTCTTCTACGTCAATCTCGCCAAg AGGTATATGCAACAGCATAACGAGGTTGAGCTGTCTGCCCTTGGAATGG CTATTGCCACGGTCGTTACTATAgcagaaattttgaaaaataacgGATTGGCTATTGAGAAGA AGATCATGACCTCAACTGTCGATATAAAGGATGACTCTAGGGGAAGACCCATCCAAAAAGCAAAG ATCGAAATATTGCTGGGGAAGACTGAAAACTTCGATGAATTGATGGCGGCTGCTGCAGAGGAAAGGGAAGCTGGAGGAGATGTTGAAGAGCAAAGTTGA
- the LOC133856581 gene encoding adenine nucleotide transporter BT1, chloroplastic/mitochondrial-like, whose product MGRRGLQSFVRSNKDVVVSSSGIKIQWSSQEGSSRSCGIFASVGQSGMGFGIPSNPKNSIEKGIKFLYSTSHMMYVSMPESGFRLCGLPELVTGESLEIGEEGLVKKKKKRGGLKLKIKVGNPSMRKLISGAIAGAVSRTVVAPLETIRTHLMVGSLGHSTTEVFQNIMESDGWKGLFSGNLVNVIRVAPSKAIELLAFETVKKHLTQPGIQPKIPIPASLIAGAVAGVSSTLATYPLELLKTRLTVQRGVYKNLLDAFLKIVQEEGPAELYRGLTPSIIGVIPYAATNYFAYDTLRKAYKKASKKEEIGSVMTLLIGSAAGAISSSATFPLEVARKHMQAAGAINGRQYKSMLHALVSILENEGLPGLYRGLGPSCVKLVPAAGISFMCYEACKRILIDKEEDD is encoded by the exons ATGGGTAGAAGAGGATTGCAAAGTTTTGTACGAAGTAACAAAGATGTGGTAGTTTCTAGTTCCGGAATTAAGATTCAATGGAGTTCTCAAGAGGGTAGTTCTCGTTCTTGTGGCATATTTGCAAGCGTTGGTCAATCAGGAATGGGGTTTGGGATTCCATCAAATCCTAAGAATTCTATAGAGAAAGGCATTAAGTTCCTGTATAGTACTTCACACATGATGTATGTGTCAATGCCTGAATCAGGGTTTCGGTTGTGTGGGCTTCCGGAATTGGTGACAGGCGAGTCATTGGAGATTGGAGAGGAAGGgctggtgaagaagaagaagaagaggggtggtCTTAAACTGAAAATTAAGGTTGGTAACCCATCAATGAGGAAGCTGATCAGTGGGGCAATCGCTGGTGCGGTATCAAGGACTGTGGTTGCACCACTGGAGACAATAAGGACACATTTGATGGTTGGAAGCTTAGGACACTCGACAACTGAGGTGTTTCAAAACATCATGGAGAGTGATGGATGGAAGGGCTTGTTTAGTGGTAATTTGGTTAATGTGATCCGAGTGGCTCCAAGCAAGGCTATTGAG TTGCTCGCTTTTGAGACGGTTAAGAAGCACTTGACTCAACCTGGGATACAGCCCAAAATCCCAATTCCTGCCTCATTAATTGCAGGTGCTGTTGCTGGAGTTAGCTCTACCTTGGCTACATACCCTCTTGAGTTACTCAAAACCCGATTAACTGTCCAG AGAGGAGTGTACAAGAATCTCTTGGATGCATTTCTAAAGATTGTGCAAGAGGAGGGGCCTGCGGAATTGTATAGAGGCCTCACCCCGAGTATAATTGGAGTAATCCCATATGCTGCCACCAATTATTTTGCTTATGATACGCTACGAAAAGCTTAcaagaaagcttccaagaaggaGGAAATTGGGAGTGTTATGACTCTCTTGATTGGATCAGCAGCTGGTGCAATTTCCAGTAGTGCAACTTTCCCTCTTGAGGTGGCTCGGAAACATATGCAGGCCGCCGGAGCTATCAATGGAAGGCAGTACAAAAGCATGCTTCATGCTCTTGTGAGCATACTTGAAAATGAAGGGCTCCCGGGTCTGTACAGAGGATTGGGTCCTAGCTGCGTGAAGTTGGTCCCTGCTGCTGGGATATCTTTCATGTGCTATGAGGCATGCAAGAGAATACTGATtgataaagaagaagatgattaa